A portion of the Sphingobacteriales bacterium genome contains these proteins:
- a CDS encoding lytic transglycosylase domain-containing protein, translated as MNKNSLSFALGFFAFAILALFINATTDGLNAYFPFIKTKEKQENLALPVQTTYAVKIPAAVEFAGEPVLLDDPEVRERLDRELTVNAYWQSSTILMFKRANRWLPTIEKMLKEDTIPDDFKYLCMAESGFDNVVSPSGAAGFWQIMKVTAAQYGLLINNEIDERYHIEKATKAACRYLKDSKEKTGSWTAAAAAYNMGISGVIRQQTLQGETAYYHLLLNSETSRYVQRIVALKIIHQHQKDFGFYLNKEDLYPEWQTTTQQVSGTVNWVDFAKQNNISYKMLRIYNPWIRDFSMLNKGNRTYEVKIPV; from the coding sequence ATGAATAAAAACAGCCTCTCTTTCGCACTCGGGTTCTTCGCCTTCGCCATCCTGGCATTATTTATCAATGCCACGACGGACGGGTTAAATGCGTATTTCCCGTTTATAAAGACGAAAGAAAAACAGGAAAACCTGGCGCTGCCGGTACAGACGACGTATGCCGTAAAGATTCCGGCTGCCGTGGAGTTTGCCGGAGAACCTGTCCTGCTCGACGATCCGGAAGTGCGCGAACGGCTCGACAGGGAATTGACGGTGAATGCCTACTGGCAGTCTTCCACCATCCTGATGTTTAAACGCGCCAACCGCTGGTTGCCGACTATTGAGAAAATGTTAAAGGAAGACACCATCCCGGATGACTTTAAATACCTTTGTATGGCGGAAAGCGGATTTGATAATGTGGTGTCCCCTTCCGGTGCCGCCGGGTTCTGGCAGATTATGAAAGTGACCGCTGCGCAGTATGGCCTCCTGATCAATAACGAAATAGATGAACGATATCATATTGAAAAGGCTACAAAGGCGGCGTGCAGGTATCTGAAAGATTCCAAAGAAAAAACCGGCTCGTGGACGGCTGCTGCTGCTGCTTATAATATGGGAATTTCGGGAGTAATCCGCCAGCAGACTCTGCAGGGCGAAACAGCCTATTATCACCTGTTGCTGAATTCCGAAACCAGCAGATACGTGCAGCGTATCGTAGCGCTCAAAATCATCCACCAGCATCAGAAAGATTTTGGATTTTATTTAAACAAGGAAGATTTATATCCCGAATGGCAAACGACCACACAGCAAGTGTCCGGCACGGTAAACTGGGTAGACTTTGCCAAACAGAATAATATCAGCTATAAGATGCTGCGCATCTATAATCCGTGGATTCGGGATTTCTCGATGTTGAATAAAGGGAATCGAACCTATGAGGTGAAAATTCCTGTGTAG
- a CDS encoding DUF2480 family protein, with protein MSETLINKVAQSGLITLDLEDFFPKEEIVALDIRDFLFRGLILKELEFRASLKATDWAVYQNKIVAVHCSTDAIVPQWAWMLLATYLTNSTSRFFFGSKEEVEQKLFLLNLRNIDEKKYSGERVVIKGCGTKTLSGEAYLEITKKLQPVVKSLMFGEPCSTVPVYKKK; from the coding sequence AGTGGCGCAAAGCGGGCTGATTACACTCGACCTGGAAGATTTTTTTCCGAAAGAGGAAATCGTGGCGCTGGATATCAGGGACTTTCTGTTTCGCGGGCTGATCCTCAAAGAGCTGGAATTCCGGGCATCGCTGAAAGCAACCGATTGGGCTGTTTACCAAAACAAAATAGTGGCGGTGCATTGCTCCACCGATGCCATCGTCCCGCAATGGGCATGGATGCTGCTGGCAACATATCTCACCAACAGCACCTCCCGCTTTTTTTTCGGCAGCAAAGAAGAAGTGGAACAGAAATTGTTCTTACTGAACCTGAGAAATATCGACGAAAAGAAATACAGCGGCGAACGGGTGGTCATCAAAGGATGCGGCACCAAAACGCTGAGCGGCGAAGCGTATCTGGAGATCACCAAAAAATTGCAGCCTGTTGTAAAATCGCTGATGTTCGGCGAACCCTGTTCTACTGTACCGGTGTATAAGAAGAAGTGA
- a CDS encoding gliding motility-associated C-terminal domain-containing protein, with translation MQPEPKAFIPQAFVPDGVNRTFKPFLLYAQSTGYDFKIYDRWYQLVFSTNDVNASWDGIFRGTPAQLDSYIFILKYKGKNDLDYTETGTVMLLR, from the coding sequence GTGCAACCTGAGCCGAAAGCCTTCATTCCGCAGGCCTTTGTGCCGGATGGCGTGAACAGGACGTTTAAACCGTTCCTGTTGTATGCACAATCCACCGGTTATGATTTTAAGATATACGACCGCTGGTATCAGCTGGTATTTTCCACCAACGATGTCAATGCAAGCTGGGACGGGATTTTCAGGGGCACTCCGGCACAACTGGATTCCTATATCTTTATCCTGAAATACAAGGGAAAGAATGACCTGGATTATACCGAGACGGGTACGGTCATGCTGCTACGGTAA